The following are encoded in a window of Geobacter metallireducens GS-15 genomic DNA:
- a CDS encoding nucleotidyltransferase family protein → MRSDLSASVVDTLRAALEDEPLLELAVLIGSGATGRRGLESDWDIAIQWDRDVSLLGHLGRTESLRRRLASILGITEDTVDLIDLPSARLAMRAVVAEEGIPLKGEDGLPWQHFLRRTWRDLEDYYWEQTYAA, encoded by the coding sequence TTGCGATCCGATCTTTCTGCATCTGTCGTAGATACCTTGAGGGCGGCGCTCGAGGATGAACCGCTGCTAGAACTGGCAGTACTGATCGGGAGTGGGGCAACGGGCCGCCGAGGCTTGGAAAGCGACTGGGACATCGCTATTCAGTGGGATCGGGATGTTTCCCTTCTTGGGCACCTGGGGCGAACCGAAAGCCTCCGAAGGCGGCTGGCGTCCATCCTTGGTATAACAGAAGACACCGTCGACCTGATCGACCTCCCCTCGGCCCGCTTGGCCATGCGCGCTGTGGTCGCAGAAGAGGGGATCCCTCTTAAAGGGGAAGACGGACTTCCCTGGCAGCATTTTCTCCGACGAACCTGGCGCGATCTTGAAGATTACTACTGGGAGCAGACCTATGCGGCTTGA
- the hepT gene encoding type VII toxin-antitoxin system HepT family RNase toxin, whose product MERIRQKIGRINEHLSIIRAIKDDCSRKFAVDPIYRGALLHYLYLLSDGCIVLAELVIKHKGLRLPQSYAESFDILGESKVLDEDFAYRFASIAGFRNFLAHDYEKIDQEVICGAIMNSLNDVDIFLQHIRKSMGLVG is encoded by the coding sequence GTGGAGCGCATACGGCAGAAGATAGGAAGAATCAACGAACATCTTTCTATAATTCGCGCAATCAAGGATGATTGCAGTCGCAAATTTGCTGTTGATCCGATATATCGCGGTGCATTGCTCCACTATCTCTATCTGCTTTCTGATGGTTGCATCGTGCTGGCAGAGTTGGTAATAAAGCATAAAGGGTTACGACTCCCTCAGTCTTATGCGGAATCGTTCGATATCCTCGGTGAGAGCAAGGTACTTGATGAGGACTTCGCTTATCGTTTTGCGAGTATTGCCGGTTTCCGTAACTTTCTCGCCCATGACTATGAAAAGATTGATCAGGAAGTAATTTGTGGCGCGATAATGAACAGCCTGAATGATGTAGATATCTTCCTGCAACATATTCGTAAGTCAATGGGGTTAGTTGGTTGA
- a CDS encoding WxcM-like domain-containing protein, with protein sequence MKIHPLSDVQAKQIGQGTSIWQYVVVLPGAVIGSDCNICSHCFIENAVVIGDRVTIKCGVQIWDGLRVEDDVFIGPNVTFTNDLFPRSKQHPKEFAKTVIQKGASIGANATILAGSTIGRNAMVGAGAVVTKSVPPNAIVVGNPARITGYVSTIPAQQKHSEIEVGENIGTVGQSAIPGVQFVRLPIIPDLRGSLSFAEFGQYLPFIPKRYFLVFDVQSREVRGEHAHKELHQFLVCVKGACSVMVDDGNCREEYILNTPGAALHIPPLVWGVQYKYSPDAVLMVLASDVYKPEDYIRDYDQFIALVKK encoded by the coding sequence TTGAAAATCCATCCACTTTCCGACGTGCAGGCAAAGCAGATCGGCCAGGGCACCAGTATCTGGCAGTATGTAGTGGTGTTGCCGGGTGCTGTGATTGGTTCAGATTGTAATATCTGTTCACATTGTTTCATTGAAAATGCCGTAGTTATCGGTGATCGGGTCACGATCAAGTGTGGTGTGCAGATCTGGGATGGGTTGCGTGTTGAGGATGACGTGTTCATTGGCCCCAATGTCACGTTTACCAACGATCTGTTTCCAAGGAGCAAGCAACACCCTAAAGAGTTTGCCAAAACAGTCATTCAAAAGGGCGCTTCTATAGGTGCCAATGCCACTATCCTTGCCGGTAGCACAATTGGCAGGAATGCCATGGTTGGCGCGGGTGCTGTGGTTACGAAAAGCGTCCCGCCAAATGCCATCGTGGTGGGGAACCCAGCACGAATAACCGGTTATGTTTCGACGATTCCTGCTCAGCAAAAGCATTCCGAGATTGAAGTAGGTGAGAATATAGGAACTGTTGGTCAGTCGGCAATTCCGGGCGTGCAGTTTGTCCGTTTGCCTATCATCCCTGACCTGCGGGGCAGTCTCTCCTTTGCAGAATTCGGTCAATATCTCCCTTTTATCCCTAAACGCTATTTTCTTGTCTTTGACGTGCAGAGTCGTGAAGTGCGCGGCGAGCATGCACACAAGGAACTGCACCAGTTCCTGGTTTGTGTCAAGGGGGCCTGTTCGGTCATGGTTGATGACGGTAACTGTCGCGAAGAATATATCCTCAATACGCCAGGCGCGGCTTTGCATATCCCTCCTCTGGTCTGGGGCGTACAGTACAAATATTCTCCAGATGCAGTTCTGATGGTGCTTGCTTCGGATGTCTACAAACCTGAAGATTACATTAGGGATTATGACCAGTTTATTGCCTTGGTGAAGAAATGA
- a CDS encoding O-antigen translocase, which translates to MNLIKTSLLNGIAVVIRLFTSIGLNKVLALYVGPAGYAVIGQFQNAMGMLTSFASAGITTGVTKYTAEYFDDEEQQHTVWRTAGTIVFCGSLFASLGIALFHRSLARMFLKDEAYAGVFLWLAATLILMVFNGLLLAILNGKKDIRRYVTVNITGSLVSLIVTGILAKVWGLYGALVALAINQSIVFIVTFAMCQRAAWFRVAHIIGPIDLIAARNLGKFMLMALTTAAVGPTSQIIVRDHLATKFGWTSAGHWQAVTKISDIYLMLITTTLSVYYLPKLSEIRDITEIKKEILRGYKLILPLTVSGASIIYLLRDWIVEILFTKDFYPMTELFAWQLSGDVVKICSWLLAYVMLGRALVRTFIFTEILFGTTFIGFTFVFTKYVGLKGATVGYFINYVVYWITMIYLIPKFINGRRHISAI; encoded by the coding sequence TTGAATCTCATCAAAACAAGTCTGCTCAATGGTATTGCTGTTGTAATTAGATTGTTTACTTCTATTGGCCTGAACAAGGTTCTTGCATTATATGTGGGGCCTGCAGGTTATGCAGTTATCGGTCAATTCCAGAATGCTATGGGCATGTTAACCTCCTTCGCCAGTGCTGGAATAACTACCGGTGTAACCAAGTATACTGCCGAATATTTTGATGATGAGGAGCAGCAGCACACAGTATGGCGCACTGCAGGAACTATAGTTTTCTGCGGTTCATTGTTTGCCTCACTCGGCATTGCACTTTTTCACCGTTCACTAGCCCGAATGTTTCTTAAGGATGAAGCCTACGCAGGTGTATTCCTCTGGCTGGCTGCTACGCTGATTCTTATGGTTTTTAATGGGCTTCTTTTAGCTATTTTGAACGGTAAGAAAGATATTCGCCGTTATGTAACGGTAAATATTACTGGAAGCTTGGTATCGTTGATAGTAACTGGCATCTTGGCCAAAGTTTGGGGATTGTATGGCGCGCTGGTTGCCTTAGCCATCAATCAGTCAATTGTTTTTATAGTCACGTTTGCAATGTGCCAACGAGCGGCTTGGTTTCGTGTTGCCCATATCATCGGTCCTATAGACCTGATAGCAGCACGTAACTTGGGCAAATTCATGCTCATGGCGCTTACCACTGCTGCTGTTGGCCCAACGAGCCAAATCATCGTTCGGGATCATCTGGCAACAAAATTCGGTTGGACAAGTGCAGGCCACTGGCAGGCAGTAACAAAAATTAGCGATATTTATTTGATGCTTATAACAACAACTCTTAGTGTTTATTATCTCCCGAAGCTGTCTGAGATCAGAGATATTACAGAGATAAAGAAAGAAATCCTGCGAGGATATAAACTTATTCTTCCTCTTACTGTAAGTGGGGCTAGTATTATTTATTTATTACGAGACTGGATAGTTGAAATATTGTTTACAAAAGACTTTTATCCAATGACTGAGTTGTTTGCATGGCAACTTTCCGGGGATGTTGTTAAAATTTGCAGTTGGTTGCTGGCTTATGTAATGTTAGGCCGGGCTTTGGTGAGAACCTTTATTTTTACTGAGATTCTATTCGGCACTACATTTATTGGGTTTACTTTTGTTTTTACGAAATATGTTGGGCTAAAAGGTGCAACTGTAGGGTATTTTATCAATTATGTTGTGTACTGGATTACCATGATATATTTAATACCAAAGTTCATAAATGGACGAAGGCACATATCAGCAATTTGA
- a CDS encoding IS4-like element ISGme2 family transposase encodes MHTGPTVFKQLLQFLPRYEFNLCVRRHRGEYREKKFSTYDQFLCLAYAQMAGRESLRDIETCLNSHQEKLYHIGFRGDVSRTTLADANERRDWRIFQDFGHVLIGIAQQLYQADAIAVELTQPLYAFDSTTIDLCLTLFPWAEFRKTKAAVKMHTLIDLRGPIPTWVTITTGKVHDVRMLDHLPVAKDAIYTMDRGYVDFARLHSIHKQGAFFVVRAKDNLKCQRLYSHPKDKESGVRADQIITLVTQKSKKGYPEKLRRVSYVDKERNKRLVFLTNNFEIPAATVAAIYKQRWQVELFFKWIKQHLRIKSFIGTSVNAVKSQIWVALCIYLLVAITKKKLGVPCSLYTFLQILEVNLFEKKPISSLVAEALKRNADYPERNQLNLFNY; translated from the coding sequence ATGCACACCGGTCCGACCGTTTTCAAACAACTTCTGCAGTTTCTGCCCCGGTACGAATTCAATCTCTGCGTTCGCCGACACCGTGGCGAGTATCGGGAGAAGAAGTTCTCGACCTATGACCAGTTCCTCTGCCTGGCTTATGCCCAGATGGCTGGCCGTGAGAGCTTGCGGGATATCGAGACCTGCCTGAACTCCCACCAGGAGAAGCTGTACCACATCGGCTTTCGTGGTGATGTCTCCCGCACGACCCTTGCCGACGCGAACGAGCGCAGGGACTGGCGTATCTTCCAAGACTTCGGTCATGTACTGATCGGCATAGCTCAGCAGCTGTACCAGGCTGATGCCATCGCCGTTGAGCTTACGCAACCGCTCTACGCCTTTGACTCGACCACTATCGACCTGTGCCTTACGCTGTTCCCATGGGCCGAGTTCCGCAAAACCAAGGCGGCGGTCAAGATGCATACGCTCATTGATCTGCGTGGTCCCATTCCAACCTGGGTCACTATTACCACTGGCAAGGTCCACGATGTCAGGATGCTGGACCATCTGCCGGTTGCAAAGGATGCCATTTACACGATGGACAGAGGGTATGTCGATTTTGCCCGGCTCCACTCCATCCACAAGCAGGGAGCATTCTTCGTAGTTCGGGCAAAGGACAACCTGAAATGCCAGCGGTTATATTCCCATCCGAAGGACAAGGAATCAGGTGTACGGGCAGACCAGATTATCACCCTGGTGACGCAGAAGTCGAAAAAGGGGTATCCGGAGAAACTGCGCCGGGTCAGCTATGTTGACAAAGAACGGAACAAGCGACTCGTATTTCTCACGAACAACTTCGAGATTCCGGCAGCGACGGTGGCTGCGATTTACAAGCAGCGCTGGCAGGTGGAGCTGTTTTTCAAATGGATCAAACAGCACCTGCGGATCAAGTCGTTCATCGGAACGTCAGTCAATGCCGTGAAGAGCCAGATATGGGTTGCCTTGTGCATCTATCTGCTGGTGGCGATCACGAAAAAGAAGTTGGGGGTTCCGTGTTCGCTCTACACTTTTCTACAGATTCTGGAGGTCAACTTGTTCGAGAAAAAGCCCATTTCATCGCTGGTTGCGGAGGCTCTCAAGCGAAATGCTGATTATCCTGAGCGCAACCAACTGAACTTATTCAACTATTAA
- a CDS encoding DegT/DnrJ/EryC1/StrS family aminotransferase, which translates to MIIPFLDLKSPYLELQAELDDAYRRVMESGWYILGKEVEAFEAEFAEYCQVKHCIGVGNGLEALHLILRAMDIGPGDEVIVPSNTYIATWLAVSYTGATPVPVEPDVITYNLNPVLIEVAITKNTKAILPVHLYGQTADMDPINAIAARYGLKVVEDVAQSHGARYKGRRAGSLGDAAGFSFYPGKNMGAFGDGGAITTNDDQLAKKIRVLRNYGSQIKYHNEIKGYNSRLDELQAAFLRVKLTKLDEWNERRKQIAASYLDGLKSNEHLVLPHVPEWADPVWHLFVLRCKNRDVLQRQLNEAGIGTMIHYPIPPHLQPAYSELGFSEGTFPISENIHVEVLSLPMGPSMSKAQAEFVIKTMNRILIP; encoded by the coding sequence ATGATTATTCCCTTCCTCGATCTAAAATCCCCCTATCTTGAACTGCAAGCAGAGCTGGACGATGCCTATCGGCGTGTCATGGAATCGGGGTGGTACATACTAGGCAAAGAGGTTGAAGCGTTCGAGGCAGAGTTTGCAGAGTACTGTCAGGTTAAGCACTGTATCGGTGTGGGGAATGGCCTTGAAGCCCTACATCTTATTCTGCGGGCCATGGATATCGGACCAGGCGATGAAGTCATTGTTCCATCCAACACCTATATTGCAACATGGCTTGCCGTCTCATATACGGGCGCCACTCCGGTACCAGTTGAACCAGATGTAATTACATATAATCTCAACCCGGTCTTGATTGAAGTAGCAATAACTAAAAACACCAAGGCGATACTTCCGGTCCACCTTTACGGCCAAACCGCCGATATGGATCCGATAAATGCGATTGCTGCTCGGTACGGCCTTAAGGTTGTAGAAGATGTTGCACAATCACATGGCGCACGCTACAAGGGTCGACGCGCCGGTTCATTGGGTGACGCAGCCGGGTTCAGTTTCTACCCCGGGAAAAACATGGGCGCCTTTGGTGATGGCGGCGCGATCACCACAAATGATGATCAATTAGCAAAAAAAATACGGGTGTTGCGCAACTATGGTTCACAAATAAAATATCATAATGAGATCAAAGGTTATAATTCACGACTTGATGAACTGCAGGCAGCATTTTTGAGAGTGAAGTTGACAAAACTGGACGAATGGAATGAAAGGCGTAAGCAGATTGCTGCTAGTTATCTGGATGGTTTGAAATCGAATGAGCATCTTGTTTTGCCACATGTTCCTGAATGGGCGGATCCTGTCTGGCACCTCTTTGTATTAAGGTGCAAAAATAGGGATGTTTTGCAAAGACAGTTAAACGAAGCAGGAATCGGCACGATGATTCACTATCCGATCCCTCCGCATCTTCAGCCAGCGTATTCAGAGCTTGGTTTCTCTGAAGGAACATTTCCAATTTCGGAAAACATTCATGTTGAGGTGCTTAGCCTTCCAATGGGACCGTCGATGTCAAAAGCACAAGCGGAATTTGTTATAAAAACAATGAATCGGATTTTAATACCTTGA
- a CDS encoding type II toxin-antitoxin system HicB family antitoxin, which translates to MERMIQIHIEKLPEGVYLATSDDIQGLVVQGRTVSETLEIARDVARRLIEAQTERKKTIKLKPIRKSFDLDLVVGN; encoded by the coding sequence ATGGAACGCATGATTCAGATTCATATCGAGAAATTGCCTGAAGGGGTGTATCTAGCGACGTCAGATGACATTCAGGGACTCGTTGTCCAAGGTCGTACCGTCAGTGAAACATTGGAAATTGCTCGTGACGTGGCACGACGCTTGATTGAAGCGCAGACGGAACGAAAAAAAACCATAAAGCTGAAACCCATCAGAAAGAGTTTTGATCTGGATTTGGTAGTCGGAAACTGA
- a CDS encoding type II toxin-antitoxin system HicA family toxin, translated as MGRLSGFRYREIIKRLKAFGFVFDRQAAGSHEIWYNPDKDKYTTIPNHAGDMPEGTLRAILKQAEIDPEDFLKTGK; from the coding sequence ATGGGGCGCCTGTCGGGATTTCGTTATCGTGAGATTATCAAACGTCTCAAGGCCTTCGGATTCGTTTTCGATCGACAGGCGGCAGGGAGTCACGAGATTTGGTACAACCCTGATAAAGACAAGTATACGACGATTCCGAACCACGCCGGCGACATGCCTGAAGGGACTCTTAGGGCGATACTGAAACAGGCTGAAATAGATCCTGAAGATTTTCTGAAAACCGGCAAGTAA
- the fcl gene encoding GDP-L-fucose synthase: protein MNKDSRIFVAGSHGLVGSALVRQLRSRGYVNLLLPEKRELDLAHQQAVADFFASQKPDYVFLAAAKVGGIHANNTYPADFIYTNLMIQNNVIHHAWLNGVKRLLFLGSSCIYPKHAPQPMQEEHLLTGPLEPTNEPYAIAKIAGIKMCESYNRQYGTKFVAVMPTNLYGPGDNFHPENSHVLPALIRRFHEAKRQNASSVVVWGSGTPRRELLYVDDMAEGCLHVMDLTDDQLASELLSYPKPCFVNLGTGHDVTIRELAETVRNVVGFSGDLVFDASKPDGTPRKLQDISRMHGLGWRHRVELEEGIRRTYQWYVENYAK from the coding sequence ATGAATAAGGATTCGCGAATCTTCGTTGCCGGGTCCCATGGGCTCGTGGGTTCCGCACTTGTCAGGCAATTGCGGTCCCGTGGGTATGTCAATCTCTTGCTTCCCGAGAAGAGGGAACTTGACCTGGCCCATCAGCAGGCCGTGGCGGACTTCTTTGCAAGTCAAAAACCCGACTACGTATTCCTTGCTGCTGCCAAGGTCGGCGGCATCCATGCCAATAACACCTATCCTGCCGACTTCATCTACACCAACCTGATGATTCAGAACAACGTCATTCACCACGCCTGGCTGAACGGCGTCAAACGGCTCCTCTTCCTCGGCTCATCCTGCATCTATCCGAAGCACGCACCGCAGCCCATGCAAGAGGAGCATCTCCTGACCGGTCCCCTGGAACCCACCAACGAGCCCTACGCCATAGCGAAAATTGCCGGCATCAAGATGTGCGAATCCTACAACCGACAATATGGCACCAAATTTGTAGCAGTCATGCCTACCAATCTCTATGGTCCCGGCGACAACTTCCACCCCGAGAACAGCCATGTCCTCCCCGCGCTGATCCGGCGGTTCCACGAAGCCAAGAGGCAGAACGCTTCATCGGTTGTTGTCTGGGGAAGCGGCACACCTCGCCGGGAGCTGCTCTATGTTGATGACATGGCGGAGGGGTGTCTTCATGTCATGGATTTAACGGATGATCAGCTTGCTTCGGAGCTGTTGAGCTACCCCAAGCCGTGTTTCGTGAATCTCGGCACGGGGCATGATGTCACCATCCGTGAACTGGCAGAAACAGTCCGTAATGTAGTCGGGTTTTCCGGCGACCTGGTATTCGATGCATCAAAACCCGATGGAACTCCCCGCAAGCTTCAAGACATCTCACGGATGCACGGTCTAGGATGGCGGCACAGGGTGGAGCTTGAAGAGGGGATTCGGCGCACGTATCAGTGGTATGTGGAAAATTACGCAAAGTGA
- the mntA gene encoding type VII toxin-antitoxin system MntA family adenylyltransferase antitoxin: MEQLKTELAPIFAKYHDEIVAAYLFGSTASGLTSSLSDIDIAVLPRNTDKVSGATLKFHLYADLCRKLNRNDIDLMMMGLSGNLILNDEILRNGKLLYVTDHDARDDFELKVLHRCTDFKFQRRYAMGV, translated from the coding sequence ATGGAACAGTTGAAGACTGAGCTTGCACCGATTTTCGCAAAATACCATGACGAGATTGTCGCCGCCTATCTTTTCGGTTCGACTGCCAGTGGGCTGACATCCTCTTTAAGCGATATTGATATTGCAGTGTTGCCGCGCAACACGGATAAAGTGAGTGGAGCAACACTGAAATTTCATCTATACGCAGACCTGTGCCGAAAACTGAACAGAAACGATATCGATTTGATGATGATGGGGCTTTCAGGCAATCTTATCTTGAATGATGAGATTCTCCGGAATGGGAAACTTCTCTACGTGACCGACCATGATGCCCGAGACGACTTTGAGCTCAAGGTTCTCCATAGGTGCACGGATTTCAAATTTCAGCGTCGATACGCCATGGGGGTTTAG
- a CDS encoding nucleotidyltransferase family protein — MRPTKEELLAFLQSKKTDFRQEFTIQKLGVFGSFARGTATDESDIDLVVELEKPDLYNLIGIKQAVEEEFGGKVDVVRLRPHMNSMLKKRIEQDAIYV; from the coding sequence ATGAGACCGACAAAAGAAGAACTTTTAGCTTTTTTGCAGAGCAAGAAAACAGATTTTCGCCAGGAATTTACCATACAGAAACTAGGTGTCTTTGGCTCATTTGCCCGCGGTACGGCCACTGATGAAAGTGATATTGATCTTGTCGTAGAACTTGAGAAACCAGACTTATACAATCTGATCGGCATCAAACAAGCGGTTGAAGAGGAGTTCGGAGGAAAGGTCGATGTGGTACGACTGCGTCCTCATATGAACAGCATGCTCAAAAAGCGGATTGAACAGGATGCTATTTATGTTTGA
- the hepT gene encoding type VII toxin-antitoxin system HepT family RNase toxin, whose amino-acid sequence MRLDLYQAETAYIAQEQTALLDEARAILLSERPLSRLEENGVLHAIQVLVENAIGKAKQLLKASGKQVPVSAYDSFHALADLGVIKVSSLAAWNATIGLRNRLVHDYMNIDMGRILELVRNEQYRFVTEFLMSPVQEVSDKA is encoded by the coding sequence ATGCGGCTTGACCTGTACCAGGCTGAAACGGCATATATCGCCCAGGAACAAACGGCGCTGCTGGATGAGGCCCGTGCTATTTTGCTTTCTGAAAGGCCCCTGTCACGTCTTGAAGAGAACGGTGTACTCCATGCCATACAGGTGCTTGTAGAGAATGCCATCGGCAAGGCAAAGCAGTTGCTCAAGGCAAGCGGAAAGCAGGTGCCTGTATCGGCATATGACAGCTTTCATGCCCTGGCTGACCTGGGGGTGATCAAGGTCAGCTCCCTTGCTGCGTGGAATGCCACCATAGGATTGCGTAACCGGCTAGTCCATGACTACATGAATATCGACATGGGCCGGATTTTAGAACTTGTCAGAAATGAACAGTACCGGTTTGTGACGGAGTTCCTCATGTCGCCTGTGCAGGAAGTGAGTGATAAAGCGTAA